The sequence aaaaaaaaaaaaaaaaaaacgaaaacgaacaaaaaatgagtTGAAAATGATAATGGATTGGTTGAAAAAtaggcattttttttcacgaaatgtTGGTCAACGAATCCACTGTTAGTCACGCCATTCTATCCTGTTTCGTTAAGGAAGATGTTTTTGTGCATTCGAAACGTTACCTTGCCAGCGTTGAATATGCTAAAGATGCCGGCCcgttttttaagtttcataGCGGTCAACGTGCCGCTTTTCGTCTCGGACTTGAGGATACCGCTCGAGGTAAGGCTAATGGTGGAATGAATGGCGCCACTGCCCACGCCGCCGCCATTGCTGGACGAGTCCGAGCCGACGCTGCCACTTCGCATATTGCTCAGGTCTTCAAAGGGAACATCTTCCGGTGGCGAGAAACCAGACTTGTACCGTTCAATCACCAACCGCGAGTCCTTAAAacagggagagaaaaaaaaaatcacgttcTATTCCACTTCATAACGAATTAACGTATCAAATAACAATAAAGTTACTTTTTCTGGGTCGACACTGTCGGCTGCTCGAATGATTCCGTCCAAACATTTGTTAATTATGGGAAAGACACTTCGTTCTATATCGACGCCCTTCCGGATAAAATTCTCAATTTGTTTGATTCTTTTATCGTCCAACTCCTGTAGGGTATGGAACACACCTGGCAGGGCCGTCTAGTTGGAACAAAAGCACAACCATCATTTAAAATGATCAAAAGCTATAAATTAGAAATGCAGCAGGGAAAACACATCAAAAGGCTTCGTCCGCCTTTTTACCACTATGCAAGCCGCACGGATGGTAATGCAACATCTGTTGGTTAACTTTTTCCCAGCCAAAATAAGGCATTGTTGCATTAAGATAAATAATGATTGCATCACAACGATATTGCCGTGTGGAACCAGgttgggagagagagagagagggagagagagggagagagagagagagggagagagagagagagagagagagagagaggtccCAAAACCTTATTGGCGGATAATCTGAACAAGCTTCGCCGAAAACGGTACGACGTTTCTCATTTTGGTTCTCGATAGAaactcaaaaaataaataaaataaataaaaaaaacaagggggaGGAGGGtgggagaggaaaaaaaagaaagaaagaaaacaccCGTTTCCCACGCACCTGGTAGTGACATGTCTGAAGCTCGTTGGTTTTCTGCAGCTGCTTAGCGTACTCGTTTTTGTTGTCATCGCACTGGTGACTTTTGATGGACGAGTTAATGCGCTGCTTCTCCACGTCAGCTCTAGAGAGGTTCAGATCCGCGTCGGCTTTGCGGTACGCGTCTTCTGCCCGCTCTGCTTCCCGGAAAGCCTTTTCATAATTCTTCTGTGCCCGATCCAGAGCCGACAGTTGCTGGCTCAACGACGACTGTAATTTAGCGCCTTCTTGTAGAGCCTGTAAATGCAAGAAACGTCACACACCTATACGTTATATTACTATAAATGGGACCGAGCCCACCCAGAGACTATCGGGAGAAAGCAGAATAAGAACTTGGTCCAAACTCCAAAGAGATGGAAAGTAACTAGGAGATGCCAAGGTTGAAATCCCGTTTTTTTGAAAGTGTGACACGCCCGCAAGCGACTACAGCACGTCTGATGTTATtcagattcttttttgttttgcaacaCAAGCTGAAGCCATGGACCCATAATATAATCTGTTTGatgtaaatttattttctttgttttacgCTATCTGGAGCCCAAAGAACTATGGCTACAACCGCGCAGAGAAGTAGATTGAATGGGACGTGCACGCCCGTACTGAGGTTGGATCACCATTCAAAAACATGACAATGCCTTTAAACTGCCCGATGATTATCTCAACTTTCGAAGGCAACGCGTCCTTGAAGCCCAATGTGTGTACTGTCTCGAACTGTGGGTGTATGCGTTAACTATGGTGGGAAGAAACCTACGAATTCCGTTGTTGCCATTTCCTTTTCTACCAACCAAAAAAACTACGttatgaaaaagggaaaataactcgaaatctcctttttttgcCTGAACTCCAGGAATGTAACAAAACACTGCTCTTTTCAACAGGTTTTGCGACTGTTGCAAAAACTTGTTAACGAGGTAATTACAAAGAAATAAAGGTGTGACAAGTACCTTTTTACGTTCTTCTTTCAAGTCTTTTACGAGAGCCACAATTTCCTTGGTGACGGCTGACGTTAGGTTCTCGGCGACCACTTCATGCTGGCCAGCTTGATCATTGACTTCGGTCAGGACGTCGCGGAACGCTTTCTGGCACGAAAAtctgttgaaaatgaaaagacaaaacaaaaaatgagatcTCCCATACCGCACGTTAAATTCAACACGGCGAAGAGAACAGTGGAGAGCTGTGGGGAACGCACAGTTGGTTGGCCACAGGCGCTCGGGATGTCGGTGCGCCGCATGGGAACCTATTAAGAGTACTATGGATACGGTGCAATGGTTAAGAGAAAGATgcaaggaaaataaataaataaacaaataaatatataaaaaaaattgtttaaacgACGCagcagaagaaagaaagcaaacgaGCGAGAGCGATAAGCAGACGGAAGAAACCCATTCCCAGGCTTTTCTTGCGAGCGCACGCCCGCGTCCGAGttcattaaaattaaaagggaaggaaaaaaaagagatgctaTATTCAACGTCACACGGCCATATTTCAGGCCAaacagctatttttttttgttctctttcaaCCTAATAAAATACTCCAAATATTGTTGAAGCATTCCCCAGAAATCGACTATCAGCTTGACGATAAAAGGCTATCGTCGTGCCGTCGTTAAAGGCTAATTATCTGGGCTTTGGATTTGTCACCTATGGACAGCCTGAATGGATGACACACCAGCAAATGGTTTCCATGCCTTATTCTCATTATCTTGGCCGACAACTGAAGTGGAGAGAGTCAAGACCTTAGGATGTCAGCGAGCATGATTAGATTTTCAGTGACAACTTCCGTTAAGAACAGAGATAgtgcagaaaaaaagggcacgAATTGCCAATCAGATTCAACAGTATAACGTGAAGAAACGCCATTATGAGTAAAACGCTAGATGGAAGGGGTCGTTGAGCTGCACGACATAGCCCGCTTTCAGTGCGTGACTTAGCCATTCGCCTGCGAGACAGTGACGGAAAATCAGAGGTTTCGTCTTTCCTTAACAAGATTGCCCCGTAGAGTATCTACCCTTAATGCGGCGCagtataaaaatagaaatccgAACGTAAAGCGAATCTtattagcattttaaaaaatctatcTTCCAGTCGATTGTCGTTCATTCTGAGCTAGTTAGTGGCGACCTATATGAAAGCCCAAGTGAAAGGTCAactgttatttttaaaccaaCACTAACTCAAGCCCAGTAAGGAAAAAAGGAGGCGAATGCCAGGTAAAACATTTACAGTCACAAAGGCTCTCCCTTCCAAGTGCGTAAAATCGTCATTGTTTCTTTCCCTTTGCTCCTTCCCAATTTGCCAAAACAGCAAGGGCCTCCAAGAGTTGCGCACTTAAagttgaagggaaaaaaaaaaaaactgatataATACAATTTACAGTTACAACAACAGGTCGCGTTTCACTGGAAAAGTCTCAAATCCAAACAAATTAAACAGGTATTATTGATATGTTACTGTAGTCGATGGCAATGGTTGAGGAGCGTAACGTCGGTGCAGAACAGACGGAACCTGTCGGCCAAGCGGAGatggtttgtttcattttctaccGTTTCGGATTGCACGATTCGCTGAACGTTCACCAAAATCGGTCGTACCCACGCTAGAGTGGAGTAGAGCTTCGGTACTTCAGCTGCCTCACTATCTCAGGCTAAAAAAACGTTCGGGTTGCGACCGGAACAGGCCACCAAGTTTAGCCCCACTCATCTTACACCAACAAACACGATGATCTTGTCGACAGCCGACTGAACCGTTATATGACATGCACATGATCAATTCTCGTTTAATACTTGTCTTTCTTGTCTTCTTATCTAGTCGcatttattccccccccccagagAAAGAAGTATTTGAGTAATGAGCCGAGGTGGAAGGAATGCTACGCGATCAAGATACCCAAACGAACAACTGTAATCATGAGACATGGTTTAACAAGAATGATGGCATTATTTTTGTAACCTCCTAAAGGTTAGTGGAAAGGGGGGAAGCAACGTTTGGCTGGATCGCTATCGGACAAGTGGGGTAGGCTCCTCAGTGGGGTGACGTCATCCCACGATGAGTCAGCGTCATTACTAGTTACACCCCCgttaacgaaaaagaaaaaggaagaagaaaaaaaaatcgatagtCCTAGCAAGGGGTGGGAGGGCTCATAGCGGGCACAGCATTATATGCCAGGTGAAGAATTCGCTAGGTCCGCTAGCCCCATTTCAGAGATTGGGGAAAAGCGGCAAGGTCAGCATGTTTGccctcttaaaaaaaaaaaggaaaaaataacgGCGAACCATTCGAGTTTAGTGGGTCAAACCATTTTGATATTCTGAGGCggatctttcttcttctttttctttctgttctttAGCTCTCAACATTCGACAAGATTGGTCATCCTGAAACAAAGATAGCGGAAGTACGCTAGACATTACACGACAACCAAACACAAACACGACCCTGCACGTCGATGTTCGCAGTGCTCGCCGTGAAAGGTTGGCTACGGCACCCGAAACAGGGTGCGGAGGATGGCGAAAAACCATCAAGtataataaacaaagaaattgtACTTCACATAACAGATTCTAGGCCTTTCCTTCTCGGAAACCAATTCGAATGATCTGGAATATCGTGAGCGTTTTTGCTGGAGGCgtcaccaacaacaaaaacagctAGAGGCACGCCCTAGGCACATTACgtttgttttagaaaaaagaaaaaaaaattcccactTACTggtattcttcttcttcctttttcttcggCATATACGACTTTACCAGCCGCCTGGATAAAACATCAACGTTAAACCGAATACACAAATTTGCTATTCAAACTCTGAAACTAATCACCTCAATTTGCCGGCGTACTCGGATTCGATCGCACACCGATCTCGTATAAAGTTCCCATAGCGTTCAAGAAAGTCGATGCCCTTTTGGGTGTGGGCAGCTACGTTGTCGTATTGGTCCTATTAAGGTCATAAGGGAAAATGCACGTATGAAGCCGTTATCTCTCGGTGCACCGATCCAATCAACAGTAAAACGTGACACGTATAAGATAAAACTGCTTAACACAAAACGGCGTTATCATCGGCCATAAAGACGAGGACGGGAAGAAGTTCTATCAACTTCAACGACGTTAGGGGAAAAGGCCAACGCTGATCCAAGCCGCTGGATGAAGATGTAAAATAAGTCACGGAAACTTTGCCAGAGATAAAATTGGAACCTTTCGTCCTCAGTGGACGCGAGGATCGTTCAGCAGCTCTCAGATCACATGACTCGAGCCGAAGACGTCACAATCTTTTGGCTGCTGCAACAAACGCCCCCTCGAACAGATTTAGAACACAACGAGCCAAGtgaaagaaatgtaaaaaagacGCCGAAGAAGATTAAGAAACTATGGTTGTAGGCCGGCAAACAAATGCCAACGACAAGCGCGGGTATCCATGCAATTCGGAAGGTGAATAACAACAACATACTTTTGGAGTGAATTTAAACAAGGAGCTGGTACCGGcaagaaaggaaataaatcGGCTAACTAACAGCAAGGCGCATTCCAGCACGGGCTCCACCTTAACGCAGTTCCCATTCTAAGTGACGATCAAGCCATTTTCGAATCCAATCCCGTAAAACACAGTGATATTTTGATATTTATAAGCTATAACAGTTAGGCTTGGTACAGCGTCGAAGTGAACACGAAGTGACGACTTGGTCTAAATAAATATTGTGACAGCTTTTCGGTGTCTGTGGAGTCTTGTGTATCACTGTCCCCACTAATGCCGTCTCACAATTGCGTACGCAAGGACTCAAATATAGCTTATAGCTAAGAGCAAATATAGCTAGTTCTTTTCTCTGCTGACGAACTGtcgaaaagaagatggaatgGGAAATTTTAACACAGTCTTGGGATCGGTCGAGAGGAAATTTAATGCTAGACGTACGCTGGAATCGTCTGACTATGAAGAACCTCGGTAATATCCTGTCGGAAGTTTAATACGAAACATCCATTCCTTGTTCATGAGCTGCTTGGTTGTTGATTCTGAAAAATAAAGTACCTAAACATTTCATTGCACTAAATTCCCAAACTATGCTTACTTATCATATCACTTTTAGACTTCCGGCGCCCTGAAATTGCAGAAGTATTAGGTAACAAGGAAAAGGTTTGCAACCAAATGACAGTGAGCCTTAGTTGAGGAGTTTGATTACGCCATAGTCTGACAGATTTACAAGAACTCAACTGAGTGGGTGTACAACCAAACTCTCCTATTGAAGCTTTGATAAACAATATTCACACTGGTCACTTCTCCAATAATCTCCAAAtaaacgagcaaaaaaaaaacaataatcataAATTTGGATCTTGtagtgtttgtttgttttaaaacttaaaaatggtCGAATTCAAACGCTGCAAGCTAGGGATGGGTCGTCTCGTTAACACAAGGCTACTGTGAACAGGGGTGTGTTACGCTTTATGATTCTTgttgaaaaataggaaagaacTTACCCAAAGTTCGATTCCccaactcattttttttttaaatgcacgTATCCGACTTATCCAATCAAGTTCCAAATTGACATTGCAgataaaacattcaaaattcaacACGAGtttcacgcacacacaaaactgGCTTTAATATGCTGACCAACATGCACTTACTTCTGCTTCTAACGCCACTTCAGCAAAACTTTGCTCCTGCAATGCCAAGTCTGTCGGCCTCCTAGTGACGAAAACTAGAAGGAATAGCCGAACAAATTAAAAACAGACTGGATAGTCAGCCAACGCCATCTTACGACCATTGTTAAAAGTAAGcacaaaagcaaaagaaaaacacaagcAATATgtaataagtaataaataataaataataataaaaaacaaaaacaaaaccccaacaaaaaaacaaacacaaaaaaaaaaaattatcattcGCCCCGTATGTGGTGCGACGTTTAACGAATGCGATAACATGCAACCtctggtaagaaaaaaaaacttttgtggCAAAAAATCCGAGTTAGCATTGAAACGAAAAGCTGCCGTTACTTTCGGAACGAAGGGGTATAGTGACAACTGAGGAGCTATGCGGAATCACGAAGGTCAtgcagtatttttttttgtcatcgTTTGCCATATTGATAAGTTGAAAAAAATCCCAAacgcagaataaaagaatgaaagaaacgaaaagcaaacaaaacaatctaAAAAGCTTAGTTTGTTAAACTGTTACTAACGCTTAATACTTCTACTTGTTAATACAACCTGCCACTGAAGCGACTACTATTCTTCACGACGCAATACCAACTAAGGGAATAGCCCCCATTTACGTTGTTCATGAATAACTATCACCATTTAAATATAGAAAATTTCAGATTTGGAAAATTAAATGTATCAAATTTTAATGTAGCCgttgaaaggaaaaataatgttaagaaacaaataaaacaaataatcacAATAAATTAGAATATAAGCTATAAAATTGCAATGATATGCAATTAATATACTACActaataaaaactaaaactaataaacgcaaaaacaaactaataaaatgcaaaatcTAAATCTGAATACCAGTTTAGATTGAACAAATTGATCGAAACAAGTGAAGCCACTCGTGTGCATAATTATTATGCTTTATTCTTGGTTTTTTAGCTGTCTGATACATCATGAAACTTTCAACGCGTTGGGGGCTTGGTTGTTAAACCGTTTCATACGTTAATTGGCAATCTCGCAAACAGCTACCACACATTACACTAAACTCAAGCGAAAATAAAGACACTAGaagtatttattttcaaaattgtcaTAATTGATGATGCTGGATCATCGACTTGTGTAAGTAAACCAAGTTTTTCAGAGACGTTCCAATTCGATTTCGTGAATTGCGGCAAATTCTAAGTACTAATATTCATCGCTTGTTTGCCTATTGAGCATCGATAAATATTTAATGGGTTTTACTTCTGATGAATAATCAATTTCTGTACAGACGGCAAGCAACTTAGGGCAAATGGCTACGTTTCAAGAAGCGTCAGTTCTTTGGCAAAATTTATGGACTattgttatatatatatatttttcacaTCCAGATGCCGAATCAACCCGTCATAAAAGAAGTTCTTAAAGGGCTAAAGGCGAATAATGTGGTTTTGTATGTCTTTTTTCCCAGAGCTGACTTCCCTTTCTGGACAATTATGTAGGGCCTAGAGAACGTGAGGATTAAGAGAAAAATATCAcaacttaaaattttaaaatgtgacAGCTGCGCAGATTCGATCTTTTGCTCGTAATTGATATGGTATACGCACTTGTCTTAACAACAGTAGATGATTGGGCACATTTGCACAGCCGACATGTCGGTAGCAAGGACGGTAAGCATCGGAACAAGCACATCGGAAATAGCGTGGATGATTTTTctagaataaagaaaatgcaacAGTAACAATACATTCTACCCGTTGAAACAATCCTAATTTACGCGAATGAgtaagaaaatcaaaacaggACAAAAAAACGACCGTGCGATTTCGATCAATACTAAAAGCACTCGACAAGTAGTCCGGGAGTCGAGCAGGTTGTGGTCTGAAACCGTTTGTACTAAGGTTTCATACGATATTTATACCAACTTAGATGAGTACACACaataggggaggtagggcgtggttggaacacaaaacttatttttgtttcgtacgattacaaaaatcgtccaagtaaactaaaaaatatatagatttgtagccaattatctcagctacataaccgtattttttttgggtgggttcggcaaagatTAATATCTGCTATgcgtaaaaaactggaggtaccccaagttgtttcaattgccaattctactcggcaattgaaacagggcgtctgggcaattgaaacgtgggttttcccataagagagctcccggttttatgaagaaactaaaatggcgatatctcagaatctgggttacgtattttgatgaatttttcacAGTAATATAGAGAATTTtgatctttattttttaagatattttataactttctatactaactaaatattatttaatgaattttagtagttttctgaattaggttcGGAAAACCGTTAGTAATCCaaagaacggttaatagtatggagatcaaatttttataatcgaatattGCATGTTCAGCcttacatcataattgttgttcatgtccttaatttaatttttaaaatttaatttctttcgtcaacgttgtaaataaaagcacaaacattgtggcagacgataaatgccagccacccagcagacgaaataaaacacaaaatagacaataattgaaaaaagagctctgctaatacgctgcgtagGGAACACTGTTGTCAGACTACAGTAAaggagacgcgcatacggaagggtcgcaattggaacaaggtgttccaactgctccgaccatgggtcttcacggagttttaatgtttaggggggataaaatttagctaggaaaaaattcATGTGATCAATTTATAGCTCAATGAATGACGAGTGATTGGAgacctttttaaatgattttcttcgtcgttttctgtgtgaaaacaaaaaaattgtctgcaaaaaaacgacaaattaagagacaaaaaacaattttctgggataattcgaaaacttttagattctaaagcctccaattttttctaaaaaggtagaaccctaattcccattagttcaaattttttaaacaaaatctcttacatactttaagtggtagaatttttgtttcaattgccgcgtgttccaattgcgccctacctcctCTACTTATTCACGTTCGCTGCATATTACGCAAACACGCCACCAAACGCTCCCGAAGATGGCGTAAAATCACACCAAATCTAGAGTAGATTGGaccaccaattttttttactataaagGGGATGGCATTGTGTGTAGTAGGCTAATGTAAAAGGCCAGAACGCATTTTATGGTGCTAAATGCAAACTATAACAGGGTTTTTAAACGTATAACATAAGATTAGTTGCACTAAAAATAAACACATggtaaattagaaaaaaaccatttctaaatacattaaaaaatcaaaaagagacACCAGAACCAACTGTGTAGCTTATAAAATACGAACACAGGCATTTAATTTCTGGGCAACACTTTCAGCACGAGTTTTTCAAATCTCTTTACAAGCAATACGGAAAATATTCTAAAATATTGCAAAAGTATCTGGAATGTGAAACAAACATTTGCAAATTTTCCTATCTACAACTATACATTTTTACTGAATAACTAGGCGCTGTTTCGGTGGCAGGTCCTTCTTGACACTTGACGCAATTTTTAGGATGGGCTTCTTATTGACGTGGTTGTACTGTTCGCCTGCAAGTTGAGGCGCTAATTTTGAGTTTTGTCCAGACACCGAAACAGAACCGATTTACAATTTCATATACGCTCTCCTGTAGCGAAACCACTCCAATACATTAAATTCCGCCGCGCGTAATCGCTGGAAGAATCATACATTTTTCAACATCAAAATCTTTCGTGCACAAAACTACATACTATTGTCTACCAGCGATAACGTTAGTGAGAAATTAACACGAAACTCCCAGAACACCTGCGAAAGAGTAAAACAGATCAAACATAGTCCCCAGGGCCCTCTTGGAAACCAAAAGagaattaaatatttaatactAGGAAACGTAGTTAtcctttattattttattagcAAACCAAATGTGACGTCATTAGCTGcgtgaaattttcaaatttaacaagcaagtaaaaaatgagtttATCTGGCGCAACAGTGTCGGTGAAGTCATAGAATCGGCGTGTACGCGGTTCTATAGTAATAGTGCCggaatttttttcgtatagAAATATTGCACGTAAAATTATCGGGTTTGTTGTTCGAAAGATGAAAGAATGCTCTTTGtctctaatttttttatgtaaaatccGTTAAGGAttctatgaaataaatcaTAGACATAATATATTGGGTCACCCCAAAAATCGCACGCACGGAGTGTTCCTACCCCCGACATAGCCTTAGGATATGGGGTGGCAAGGGTGGGAGAAATagtaaggtaaaaaaatttcaggtgaattttttttgcgaacTATCAAAgtggaaatgcaaaaaaaggcGCGTTTGTCAAAAAAGTGGCTTCTACGAAAAGGGtagtgttgaaaaatgtttgtcgttgGCCTCACAGTGTCACATCccactgagaatcgaactcagattgtcagagtcaaagtctgaagtgctaaccattacaccatggaaccaTAATATAAGTTCGACCCTGTAAGTTTCACGAAGAAACCAACGGTTTTATTGCGATTATAATTTCGTAagtattcgataaatttcggtATCAATTGGAGGATTAAATGATCTCGACGAGGATGGGAACACTACCCCTGCGTGCAATACAAAATGTATTGGCAGTCCATCACCTTAACCACTCGGTCACCTCGTCCCCAAACTGATTACAATTTTACTCGAGTAACAATGAACCGTAagccttttttcaataaacattcCCAGCATTGGGCATGTATGCACAATATTTGAATTATAGAATATGATTTCATGTCGCCCGAtgagggacttgaaccctcgacctcaggattaaaagtcccgcgctctaccgactgagctaaccgGGCTTACATATTGTGTCTGCCATGATAACTTCACTTGTGTCTTTACTGCACCCTACCAAAGAATGATCTGTTTTACAtgattaattttctaattaatacaatgcctcgatagcgcagtaggcagcgcgcgagtctcataatctcgaggtcgtgagttcgaacctcactcggggcagtttctgcattaggtttttgttccaacatttAGATCCAACTCGCACTGCAAGGACAGTGTTCGATCGCATCGTTCtgaattttaattcaaacatgaaccaaatccaaatcgatccgcccgatcactgggagataatcgtcttagggaaattgcactgagagtaaaacaagttaaccgattcagaagaaaacagcataACTTAAACCACAGAAATAGGTTGTTACTTAGTGTTCCAAACCGTGTATCAAAGTAGTAttcggggaggaaaagaagcaggcgacaaaataagggggaGAACAGTTAATATGTTTTAGCTTTCAAGGTAGAGCCAGTCTCAAGGACACAGGAGAAATGGTTCAAACGTTGACTTAAAGAAGGGGTAAGTTTCTACGATACACTTGAAAACTTTCacagtggaaatgaaaaaaagcgcgtttgtcacaagagtggcttctacgaaaagggtagtgttgaaaaatgtttgtcgttggcttcactgtctcaggtcctactgagaatcgaactcagattgtcagagtcagagtctgaagtgctaaccattacaccatggaaccgTCATTTAAGTTTGACCCTGTAAGTTTCACCAAGAAACCAACGGTTTTATTGTGATTATAATTTCGCAagtattcgataaatttcgTTATCAATTGGAGGATTAAATTATTACGACGaagatgggattcgaacccacgcgtGCAATGCACAATGGATTAGCAGTCCATCACCTTAACCGCTCGGTCACCTCGTCCGCCATCTGGCTCGAATTTCACTTGGGTCACAATGTTTGAGATTTGCCCTTTGGCTGGGCCACTCaatgccggagtctgccggctcagcgtaaagtagtggaCTGAGACTTATTAGTCTCAGGGTAATAGCCGCGTTACGTCCAGGCAGGCCGCCGGTGGGGGTGCCGGTCGGCAAGGGTTTGACGGGCTGGACCTCAAATACGATGTCGAGCGCGAAATGTAGCTTCGAAAAGCCGGGGCCACCTGACGCGGCCAATgtgacggacacgaataatAAACGCTGAATTACTTATGATTCTTGGCGTGGAGTGCCCCCGGGTTGATGGTCCAGCTGAAGCGACGGCGAGACAGGATTTCGCGCAACCGGGCAAAACCGTTAACGGCTTCGTTGGAGTCGTCGAGAAAAGAGACGGCCAAACGGAACTGGTTGACGGGCGGTGAGTGGGTGATCCACGGCCGGGCAGAGGTAGACGGCCGAGCACAGCAAGCAGTGACAAGTGATATAAGAGAATACTTGAGGGTAGTTACCAGGCTGAATGAAGAGACCactccgggggcttcggtgaaactcgtgtgtattTACTCAGCCgaaaaccggcctttatatactcaacatttacaaaacaccgttgactaaTATATACAATAAACATACATAAGTTTAAACGCTGGAGT comes from Daphnia carinata strain CSIRO-1 chromosome 2, CSIRO_AGI_Dcar_HiC_V3, whole genome shotgun sequence and encodes:
- the LOC130687845 gene encoding formin-binding protein 1-like isoform X2, giving the protein MSWGIELWDQYDNVAAHTQKGIDFLERYGNFIRDRCAIESEYAGKLRRLVKSYMPKKKEEEEYQFSCQKAFRDVLTEVNDQAGQHEVVAENLTSAVTKEIVALVKDLKEERKKALQEGAKLQSSLSQQLSALDRAQKNYEKAFREAERAEDAYRKADADLNLSRADVEKQRINSSIKSHQCDDNKNEYAKQLQKTNELQTCHYQTALPGVFHTLQELDDKRIKQIENFIRKGVDIERSVFPIINKCLDGIIRAADSVDPEKDSRLVIERYKSGFSPPEDVPFEDLSNMRSGSVGSDSSSNGGGVGSGAIHSTISLTSSGILKSETKSGTLTAMKLKKRAGIFSIFNAGKEDFSDLAPNQRRKKLQQRLDEINTRLLQETATRDGLMKMKGVYEQNRALGDPLSIEGQLTESGQRLDKLRLELHKFQGYLDEAEGRVASQTINAPAVRTSSAMGMNGSSGGLGLRKLVGSKGSNNALTQHGGSDESLSRSASDSSVSNPNNKPSLPGTPQPTHGSSHSPESGVGSHASHTSFPDSEVERLYANAEAEIDAEEDDTLNGSEVYESELLPVLGTCRALYAFEAQSEGSIPLHEGEELFVIEVDQGDGWTRVRRNSGFEEGFVPTSYIQCTLYNNC
- the LOC130687845 gene encoding formin-binding protein 1-like isoform X1, with translation MSWGIELWDQYDNVAAHTQKGIDFLERYGNFIRDRCAIESEYAGKLRRLVKSYMPKKKEEEEYQFSCQKAFRDVLTEVNDQAGQHEVVAENLTSAVTKEIVALVKDLKEERKKALQEGAKLQSSLSQQLSALDRAQKNYEKAFREAERAEDAYRKADADLNLSRADVEKQRINSSIKSHQCDDNKNEYAKQLQKTNELQTCHYQTALPGVFHTLQELDDKRIKQIENFIRKGVDIERSVFPIINKCLDGIIRAADSVDPEKDSRLVIERYKSGFSPPEDVPFEDLSNMRSGSVGSDSSSNGGGVGSGAIHSTISLTSSGILKSETKSGTLTAMKLKKRAGIFSIFNAGKSSLIALVEPKEDFSDLAPNQRRKKLQQRLDEINTRLLQETATRDGLMKMKGVYEQNRALGDPLSIEGQLTESGQRLDKLRLELHKFQGYLDEAEGRVASQTINAPAVRTSSAMGMNGSSGGLGLRKLVGSKGSNNALTQHGGSDESLSRSASDSSVSNPNNKPSLPGTPQPTHGSSHSPESGVGSHASHTSFPDSEVERLYANAEAEIDAEEDDTLNGSEVYESELLPVLGTCRALYAFEAQSEGSIPLHEGEELFVIEVDQGDGWTRVRRNSGFEEGFVPTSYIQCTLYNNC